The following are encoded together in the Daucus carota subsp. sativus chromosome 5, DH1 v3.0, whole genome shotgun sequence genome:
- the LOC108221601 gene encoding low-temperature-induced 65 kDa protein — translation MESQLPRTHGHHYEPTDLSTNPPALQSGVEGHSEAHHEKPSVLKKVKAKAKKIKNTLTKHGHEHEHDHDHDHDEYEEDEDDEMVKDPEIHGAPIYESAAVRSATLSSGQPAAGPAGGTNLDRPSMVGPRYDSPFVDPETRPFVQWQADEEHGKHLLEEHKHAPLPCKLVDTRTGEDVYHELPHKGINTRTGRDVREERENPDQVGGRNVMEGIRGGIGSTCFDVDPQGPDIRTHPSNVQVKTIDPAGRGSEEAEGITPVIQSFNEMGISEEKPERERGEGGRLYTGSHNQFAPEPLPSQSSSYVPKSGNAANPQDMPGDIYDPASKSSSYSGKFISDSVPKSYDAANPQDLPEDTYEPSNKGSTYTEKITSASAAAASAIADTAQSAKNVISSKIGQMRQPGEGNKSGSVTGEGKSGSVTGEGNKSGSVTETASDYAHKIAATVTDTLAPVYGKVVGVGSAATSKLSGLGAETTQESGGNATSKVSGLGAETTQESGGNAGQDKGVSVKEYWVEKLKPGEEDKVLSTMITESFSKPKGEKTEEVPSGGGGRSISQIVSDAVHKREPEESEQHKPMGKVTESEEVAKRLGTGEEGSGLENIGTGAGVVNKLTGAIGSWFGGQGGRAQSTPGTTLADDNEGAMGKNAEGVAGERRLQESSN, via the exons ATGGAGTCACAGTTGCCACGAACTCACGGCCATCATTATGAACCCACAGATCTCTCAACCAACCCTCCTGCACTTCAGTCAG GTGTAGAAGGCCATAGCGAGGCTCATCACGAAAAGCCATCGGTGTTGAAGAAAGTAAAAGCAAAGGCCAAGAAGATAAAGAACACACTTACTAAACATGGCCATGAGCATGAGCACGATCATGACCACGACCACGACGAATACGAAGAAGACGAGGACGATGAAATGGTTAAAGATCCTGAAATCCACGGCGCTCCAA TTTACGAGTCGGCAGCGGTTAGGAGTGCAACTTTGAGTAGTGGCCAACCTGCTGCAGGACCTGCAGGAGGGACTAATTTGGATAGGCCTTCGATGGTTGGTCCTCGCTATGATTCTCCGTTCGTCGATCCGGAGACGAGGCCTTTTGTTCAATGGCAAGCGGACGAAGAACATGGAAAACATCTTTTGGAAGAACATAAGCATGCACCGTTGCCTTGTAAACTTGTGGATACTAGGACTGGTGAAGATGTATATCATGAATTGCCTCATAAAGGTATTAATACGAGAACCGGGAGAGATGTTCGTGAGGAAAGAGAGAATCCGGATCAGGTTGGAGGTCGAAATGTTATGGAAGGAATTCGTGGTGGCATCGGGAGTACTTGTTTCGATGTCGATCCTCAAGGTCCTGATATTCGAACTCATCCTTCGAATGTTCAGGTCAAAACTATTGATCCAGCTGGTAGAG GTAGTGAAGAAGCTGAGGGAATCACCCCTGTTATACAATCGTTCAACGAAATGGGAATTTCTGAAGAAAAACCAGAAAGAGAGCGAGGAGAGGGAGGAAGACTATATACAGGAAGCCACAATCAGTTTGCTCCTGAACCATTGCCCTCGCAAAGCTCCAGTTATGTTCCGAAAAGTGGCAATGCTGCTAACCCTCAGGACATGCCTGGAGACATATACGACCCAGCAAGCAAGAGCAGTTCCTACTCTGGGAAATTCATATCTGATTCTGTGCCAAAAAGTTATGATGCTGCTAACCCTCAGGACTTGCCCGAAGACACCTATGAGCCATCAAACAAGGGCAGCACCTACACCGAGAAAATCACCTCCGCTTCAGCTGCTGCTGCTTCTGCTATAGCTGATACAGCTCAGTCCGCTAAAAATGTTATATCATCCAAGATTGGGCAAATGCGCCAGCCAGGGGAGGGTAACAAGTCAGGGTCTGTGACAGGGGAGGGCAAGTCAGGGTCTGTGACAGGGGAGGGTAACAAGTCAGGGTCTGTGACGGAGACTGCTAGTGATTATGCCCACAAAATTGCAGCTACTGTAACAGATACATTGGCCCCTGTCTACGGAAAGGTTGTTGGAGTTGGTAGTGCAGCAACTTCAAAATTGTCGGGACTTGGAGCTGAAACCACTCAGGAGAGCGGTGGGAATGCCACTTCAAAAGTGTCTGGACTTGGAGCTGAAACCACTCAGGAGAGCGGTGGGAATGCAGGGCAGGATAAAGGAGTATCCGTGAAAGAGTATTGGGTGGAAAAGCTAAAGCCAGGTGAAGAAGATAAGGTGCTCTCAACAATGATCACGGAGTCTTTCAGTAAGCCTAAAGGGGAAAAGACAGAGGAAGTGCCTAGTGGCGGAGGAGGACGTAGCATTTCACAGATAGTTTCCGATGCTGTTCATAAACGGGAGCCAGAAGAGAGCGAACAACACAAGCCAATGGGGAAGGTGACAGAGTCCGAGGAGGTGGCGAAGCGGTTGGGCACCGGTGAAGAAGGCAGCGGGTTGGAAAATATAGGGACTGGAGCAGGTGTGGTAAATAAGCTTACTGGTGCAATAGGTTCATGGTTTGGCGGACAAGGTGGTCGAGCTCAGAGCACTCCGGGGACAACTTTAG CTGATGATAATGAAGGAGCTATGGGGAAGAATGCTGAGGGTGTTGCAGGGGAGAGGAGGCTTCAGGAGTCCAGTAATTAA